Within the Eleginops maclovinus isolate JMC-PN-2008 ecotype Puerto Natales chromosome 13, JC_Emac_rtc_rv5, whole genome shotgun sequence genome, the region gtgtgtgtgtgtgtgtgtgtgtgtgtgtgtgtgtgtgtgtgtgtgtgtgtgtgtgtgtgtgtgtgtgtgtgtgtgtgtgtgtgtgtgtgtgtgtgtgtgtgtgtgtgtgtgtgtctttctgtgacAGTAAGCTCCTCTGTCTGTTTGACACAGACTCTTTACAATTAATACTACAGTAAATACTTATAATACAACCATATTCTTAACAATAGTAAAGTAGTAACAAGattaatcaaatataaagtgtgtgtgtgtgtgtgtgtgtgtgtgtgtgtgtgtttccagccATCTGACCTCAGCTTGATCTTTTGAGGCTGCTTCTGATATAGTCATTTGAGACTGAGAGTTCACTACAATATGAATAGGCCAGTTATTATTGAATAAAAACTAATGCATAAATTCTGATTAACTTTCTGCCAGCactgtcagatttaaaaacGTAAAACTATTTTATCTTTTCTTGTCTTCCGTCTCCCTTCAGACCAGCTGCAGGCTGTCTCCTGGATGAAACCCTACCCTGAAGATGAGATCATTAGCGTCCCACTCCACCACACTGACTGGGTGGACAAGATGGAAACTAGCACTGCTCACATTAAAACTGAAGAATGCAGTGAGGACAATGAAGTGTCAAAACCAAACTCTGACTTTGATCCATCTGCTGTTTCCGAAACAGCAATTGATTGCCACGCCCTTGCTGAGTTCTCTAAGCCAGAGGACGATGAAAACAACTCGAGAGAGGCTGCAGGGCTTTGGAACCCAGAGGAGGCAGAAAAAACAGAAGGACAATGTTCATCCCATTACCCAGAGGTGAACAGCTCCACGGACATATTGCAGAAGAATAAACCGACACATCAGCCTCTGTTGGTGTTTAGTTGTAAAGTTTGTGGTGAGTCCTTCCAGAAGAATGGTTATCTACTCACTCATGTGTTGGCACATCCGACAGACTGCGGTGTGTGTGGTAAACATCTGGAACACACAGAGAAGCTGAAGTTTCACCTCAGAGTTCACAAAGAAGCATCTTTCTGCTGCAACGTCTGCGGGCAGAGCTTCACACTGCCGGGGAACCTGAGGATCCACATGAGGATCCACTCGGGCGAGCGTCCTCATGGCTGCACACTTTGTGGCAAGAGCTTCGGCAGAAGAGGGACGCTGGTGCGGCATGTCCGCAGCCACACAGGCGAGAAGCCATTCATCTGCACATACTGCGGCCGAGGATTTGTAGAAAAGGGCAACCTGACGGTGCACCAGCGAACACACACCGGCGAGAGACCGTACCAGTGCTCTTTGTGTGACAGACGCTTCACCCAGCTGTCCTGCTTCTACAAACACCCCTGTCGGATGAGAAGCCCCCCCACTGCCCCTGGCAATCACACCTGACCACCTGAACACAAGATGTATTCTGTATCATTTCAACAGGAATTTGTAAGTGAGCTGTAAGGGAGGATAATGAGTTGGTCGGGTAAAAGGCAATCCTAGGGCATGGTCAAACTTGTGATTGCATGCAAGAGACCTGCTGCTTAGCTGCTATTGCACAGGCCATATGACATTAAATTgatatcaatgtttttttttgtttttttttgccatgacATTATTATGTCAGGgtataaaacattaaaagagaTATGCTACTTAAAGCATGATTATATATGATTATATGgatattaccttttttttaggattcaatttcaaaatgtgttttattaacaagtaggtttacacatacatttAACTATGGAATATCCTGTAGACATgctgaataatatatataagtatcGGAGCCCTCTCACATTAACGTAACACCATCAGAGACTGGATATatttccctcttctctctggtCGCTAAAATGGGGAAATTAAATTACTGGccaaaaggttttatttttaattattaaagtaAGCAGGGGAAACCAGACCAACTGAAACCTGTCCAGTCTGTTGCTCTGTTCTCTCctctgcttacacacacacacacactgcacaacAAACAGCTACAGCTCCTAAAGCATATTATATACGTATATGTCAGGCTACAGCCGCTGTATAGTCATTATGTGAAGCACTATATGGTTTTATGAAAAATATCTCCCGTTCAAAAAGTGTAATGTAGGTCAGTCATATATAAATATTACTgagtgatatatatatatatacagtggggcaaaa harbors:
- the LOC134874829 gene encoding zinc finger protein 235-like gives rise to the protein MAVFPPGAAQGHMDKELNMSEMETLRMFVTDRLTAAVDDILGVFGRTVAQYQELIDRQRLQLGELRCEEEEEGGGRNHTANQLQAVSWMKPYPEDEIISVPLHHTDWVDKMETSTAHIKTEECSEDNEVSKPNSDFDPSAVSETAIDCHALAEFSKPEDDENNSREAAGLWNPEEAEKTEGQCSSHYPEVNSSTDILQKNKPTHQPLLVFSCKVCGESFQKNGYLLTHVLAHPTDCGVCGKHLEHTEKLKFHLRVHKEASFCCNVCGQSFTLPGNLRIHMRIHSGERPHGCTLCGKSFGRRGTLVRHVRSHTGEKPFICTYCGRGFVEKGNLTVHQRTHTGERPYQCSLCDRRFTQLSCFYKHPCRMRSPPTAPGNHT